Sequence from the Pseudomonas frederiksbergensis genome:
ACATGCCGCCGGTTTCGCCCAGCAGGCCAGGCTTGGGACGCTGGCCGGCCTCGGCGAGGATGCGGTTGTCGACGCTGTAGATGGCGGCGTGGGCGACCAGTTTGTTCTTGGTCAGGTTGTTGAGCAGCACGTTGAGGCTGAGGATGTCGTTGGACACCAGCAGCTCGGTGGCGGACGTGGCGGTCTGGGTGGTCAGGCTTTCGCCCAGGGCGTCCGCCTGCTCGTGCATGGCCTGCTTGAATTGCAGGCCCATCACGCAGGCATAGATGACCAGGGCCAGGGCGACCAGGATCACGTTATGGCTGGCGATGCGCAATGCAATCGGCACGCGGCGATGGCGCAATGCACGGAAGATCAGCAGGAAGAAATTGTCGGTTTTGACTGGCGTGGGCCGGTTCACTGAGCTCGGCTCTTTGTCCGTGAAATTGACGCGCAGTATAGCGACAGGCCCATGGCCGGCAAAGCACTGGCGGTGCCCGATGGTCACTGAATGTGGGTAGAATGCGGTTTTTTTCCACCTGCGGGGGTGCGCCTTGCGCGAAATCGTCCTGATAAACATCACTGGCAGCGACCGTCCGGGTCTGACTGCAGCCATTACCGGCGTTCTGGCCCAGGGTGGTGTGAACATTCTCGACATCGGTCAGGCGGTGATCCATGACACGCTGTCGTTCGGCATCCTGGTTGAAATCCCGGACGCCGAACAAAGCAAGTCAGTGCTCAAGGACATCCTGTTCACGGCCTACAAGCTCGACCAGCAGGTGCGTTTCACTCCAGTGTCCGAAGCCGATTACCAGCATTGGGTGGCCGGCCAAGGCAAGAAGCGCCATATCGTGACGCTCTTGACCCGCAAGGTGACCGCCGAACAGTTGCAGCGCGTCAGTTCGATCACCGCCCAATATGGGCTGAACATCGACCATATCGACCGGTTGTCCGGGCGCATGCCGCTCGATACTCCGGCTGACCAGGGCAAGGGTTGCATCGAGTTCTCCGTGCGCGGCGAACCGGCTGATCCTCAAGCGTTGCGCGCCGAATTCCTCAGCGTTGCCCAGGAGCTGAACGTCGACATCGCCTTCCAGGAGGACTCGCTGTTCCGCCGCAACCGTCGCCTGGCGGTGTTCGACATGGATTCGACGCTGATCGAAGCCGAAGTCATCGACGAGCTGGCCAAGGCGGCGGGGGTGGGCGACAAGGTTTCGGCCATCACCGAGCGTGCCATGGCCGGTGAGCTGGATTTTCGCGCCAGCTTCAAGGAGCGCCTCGCATTGCTCAAGGGGCTGGACGTCAGCGTGCTCGACTCCATCGGCGCCTCACTGCGCCTGACTGAGGGCGCTGAAACCCTGTTCGCCGAACTCAAGCGCCTGGGCTACAAGACCGCCATCCTGTCCGGCGGCTTCACCTACTTCGCCAAGCAGCTGCAAGCCAGGCTCGGCATCGACTACGTGTTCGCCAACGAATTGGAAGTGGTGGACGGCAAGGTCACCGGCGTGGCCGTAGAGCCGATCGTCGATGCCCAGCGCAAGGCGGACCTGCTGCGTGAATTGGCCGCGAAAGAAGGCCTTCGCCTGGAGCAGACTATTGCCGTGGGTGACGGTGCCAACGACCTGCCGATGCTGGCTATCGCTGGCCTGGGCGTGGCGTTCCGGGCCAAGCCGCTGGTCAAGCAATCGGCACGGCAGGCGATTTCGACCTTAGGGTTGGATGGGGTGCTGTACTTGCTGGGCTTTCGTGATCGCGACGGGCAGGCTTGAGCTGTGGCGAGGGGATAAATCCCCTCGCCACATAAGGCGATGTTTTGAATTCTAAAGCGACTTCCACAACGAATCGAAATCCCCCTCTTGCGCACCTTCATCCCCGTTTGCCGTCGAGTCGTCCTGGCGATAGGCGAACTGGTTGAAGCTGTGGGTGCTGGTCACGCGTCGATCAAGGCCGGCGCGCCGTTCCTGTCCGTTGGTGTTGATCAATACTTGCTGGCCTTCCTGGAAAGGCAGGCGCGGGGCGATCACGGTTGGAGGCAAATCGATGGCGCTGATTTCCGGAAGCAGCAGTCCCCGCAGATAGTGCCCTTGTTCGTTTTGCTCGCGAAGCAATTGCAGGCCGCAGGGCTGGGCATGGGGCGCAACCAGTTCAATCCCCATTTGCATCGCGCCGTTGCGTACCTGGCGAATCCAGCGCACCACGGCAATGCTCCAACTCTCGTCGTTGGCGTCCCGGATACCCACCATTTCGCCGGCCTGCAATTGTTCCGGTACTTCCTTCGGCCAGCCAAGGCAGTAACCGCCCGGGCTGTGGTTGATGACCGGCAAGTCGTAGGTCGGGAAATGATGCTGATTGTCGGAGCTTGCACTTTCGTCATCGGTCGGATTGACCGGGTACTCGATTTCTTCGTAGGGCAAAAGCTCGCTGTCGCCGCTGGGCGCTGCATCGAAGGCTTGGTCCCAGGTATCGCTTTTCCGGGTGGGCGACGCCTCGAAGCGGGCCTTGCGCGTGGCCGGGTTCTTCAGGATTTCACTGAAAGAGCGTTCCCCTCCAAGGTAATAGTGCAAGGCGCTCATGCCCACGCACAGGGTCAGCGTGCCGTTGCCTTCGGTGCGCTGGAAGCTGCGCTCGGCTGCCTCGCCCCAGGCGGCTTGCAGGTGGTGCAGGGTATCGGCACTCATGCCGGCCGGTACCGTCAATGTCGACTCGACCGGTTGAGCCAGGTGGGCGGTGATGGCACGCACCAGCGGCTGGGGATCGAAACCCAGTAGGGTGGGTTGCTGTTCAGCGCGGAATTTCGAGCGATAGCGTGGCCCGACATCCAACTGCGGGGACACTGCGAACAGGCTCGAGGCGGTGACGGCCGGGTCCAGCTGGACCCATTGGCTCCAGGGTTCCAGCACTTCGGCCAATCGGGCGATCTGGCTCTGGCGCAACTGATTGCTGCGCGAGGCGCCCAGCAACAGTGCGACGACGTACGTTTGCTCGACGTTCAATTGATGAACCTGGCTGGCCAGTTCATCGCTGACGGCCAAGTGCTGCAATTTGTGCAGGCAGGCGATCCGGTACAGCTGATGCAAATCGAGCCAGAGTCCTTCGGGCACCGGACTGTACAACTGGCTGGAGCGCAGCAAGGTGCTGTTGAGCGCATGAATAGCCCGCTGCAAGGCACTTGCCAGCAGGCGCGCCCGGTCTTTGGAGAATTTCGACGCGATACGTCCGACGATTTGTTTGTAGCCCATTGCCAGGTGGGCTTGCAGCGCCTGGCACAGGTTGACGATCTTGCGCGAGCGGTCATCCAGCACGATGGCCTGTTGCAGGAAATGCCGCTCGAGGTGCTTGCAGACGTAATAAACCTCCGGCCGCAGCAACTCCAGCATTTGCAGGCGGTTATCGCTGGGGGTGAGCAGTTGGTTCAGTTCGCCGAGTGCCTGGTACAGCAGGCGAGCGGTTTCGCCGATGTTGGCCTTGGGCAGGTTGGCGATCCAACGCTTGAGATCGCGTGGCGTGGCATCGCAAAAGGACAGGCGCGACTGGGTCGGTGTCGACACGCGCAGTAGCTGGAGAGGGCTGGTCTCATTCATGCCGTGGACGGGCTCCGGCGGGAAATGAAAAGGATGTTTCCAACTCTAGCAGCTGTGGGCAGGGTATGTAGGTTGAGCATGATCATTCCTACAGCTGGGTAGGAATGATCATCGGGAAAGGCTCAGGCGTTCGGCAGTGCCAGGGCCTGGCCCATCTGCACCGGCGAGCCGGCCACCAGCTCTTCGCTCCACTTCACCTGGTCCGGCCCGAACAGCACGATGGCGGTCGAACCCAGCTTGAAGCGCCCCAGTTCGGCGCCTTTTTCCAGATGTATCGGCCCGCGGGCCGCTTCGTCATAGCGGAAGGTTTTCAGCTCGCGCTTGGGCGGCGTCACCAGGCCGGCCCAGACGGTTTCGATGGACGCGACGATCATCGCGCCCACCAAGACCACGGCCATCGGCCCGCGCTCGGTGTCGAAAATGCACGCGACGCGTTCGTTGCGGGCAAACAGCTCCGGGACGTTTTCGGCGGTGGTCTGGTTGACCGAGAAAATCCGGCCCGGGATGTAGACCATTTCCCGCAGGGTGCCGGCCAGCGGCATGTGCACGCGGTGATAGTCCTTGGGCGACAAGTAGATCGTGGCGAAGTCGCCGCCCATGAACGGCGCCGCGTTGGCCGCGTCACCACCCAGCAGTTCCAGCACGCTGAAACTGTGGCCCTTGGCCTGGAACACCCGGCCATGTTCGATCGGGCCAAGCTGGCTGACGGCGCCGTCGGCGGGGCTGAGGATCGCGCCGGGTGTTTGGTCCAGGGGCCGCGCGCCGTCTTTCAGTGCTCGGGTGAAGAACGCATTGAAGTGCTCGTACGCGGTGAGGTCTTCCACCAGCGCCTGGGACATGTCGACCTGGTAGCGCTTGGCGAACCA
This genomic interval carries:
- the serB gene encoding phosphoserine phosphatase SerB → MREIVLINITGSDRPGLTAAITGVLAQGGVNILDIGQAVIHDTLSFGILVEIPDAEQSKSVLKDILFTAYKLDQQVRFTPVSEADYQHWVAGQGKKRHIVTLLTRKVTAEQLQRVSSITAQYGLNIDHIDRLSGRMPLDTPADQGKGCIEFSVRGEPADPQALRAEFLSVAQELNVDIAFQEDSLFRRNRRLAVFDMDSTLIEAEVIDELAKAAGVGDKVSAITERAMAGELDFRASFKERLALLKGLDVSVLDSIGASLRLTEGAETLFAELKRLGYKTAILSGGFTYFAKQLQARLGIDYVFANELEVVDGKVTGVAVEPIVDAQRKADLLRELAAKEGLRLEQTIAVGDGANDLPMLAIAGLGVAFRAKPLVKQSARQAISTLGLDGVLYLLGFRDRDGQA
- the asd gene encoding archaetidylserine decarboxylase (Phosphatidylserine decarboxylase is synthesized as a single chain precursor. Generation of the pyruvoyl active site from a Ser is coupled to cleavage of a Gly-Ser bond between the larger (beta) and smaller (alpha chains). It is an integral membrane protein.) — translated: MKNRLFILSQYLLPHHLLSRLAGCIAECRVRWFKNAFTAWFAKRYQVDMSQALVEDLTAYEHFNAFFTRALKDGARPLDQTPGAILSPADGAVSQLGPIEHGRVFQAKGHSFSVLELLGGDAANAAPFMGGDFATIYLSPKDYHRVHMPLAGTLREMVYIPGRIFSVNQTTAENVPELFARNERVACIFDTERGPMAVVLVGAMIVASIETVWAGLVTPPKRELKTFRYDEAARGPIHLEKGAELGRFKLGSTAIVLFGPDQVKWSEELVAGSPVQMGQALALPNA